The following are from one region of the Halolamina litorea genome:
- a CDS encoding DUF7504 family protein, which produces MTGTQTADEPTDRLTDSNSVLLLSPSFADGSDCTELLQPDAAAETNVLWVSYTKSPDKQLQRWRKRASGRPANVGMVSVEDSTRSVAADTGGATEPSLPETPVETVASPNDLTGLGIRITEFLNDWKGNGNRTTVCFDSLTALLQYVELETAYEFLHIIGGRMASNDALAHFHMDPDAHDEQTVEIITSLMDAVVEIDEHGERNVRTRKP; this is translated from the coding sequence GTGACAGGAACGCAGACAGCCGACGAGCCGACTGATCGCCTGACCGACTCGAACAGCGTGCTGCTTCTGTCACCATCGTTTGCCGACGGGAGCGACTGTACGGAGTTGCTCCAGCCGGACGCGGCCGCCGAGACCAACGTGCTGTGGGTCTCCTACACCAAATCGCCCGACAAACAGCTCCAGCGCTGGCGGAAGCGTGCCAGCGGCCGCCCCGCCAACGTGGGGATGGTGAGCGTCGAGGACTCGACGCGTTCGGTCGCCGCCGACACTGGCGGCGCGACCGAGCCGTCACTGCCCGAGACGCCCGTCGAAACGGTCGCCAGCCCGAACGACCTGACGGGGCTGGGTATCCGGATCACCGAGTTCCTGAACGACTGGAAGGGCAACGGCAACCGGACCACGGTCTGTTTCGACTCGCTGACCGCGCTGTTGCAGTACGTGGAACTCGAAACCGCCTACGAGTTCCTCCACATCATCGGCGGCCGGATGGCCAGCAACGACGCGCTGGCACATTTCCACATGGACCCGGACGCACACGACGAACAGACCGTCGAGATCATCACGAGCCTGATGGACGCCGTCGTCGAGATCGACGAGCACGGCGAGCGGAACGTTCGGACACGCAAGCCTTAA
- a CDS encoding SWIM zinc finger family protein: MPDEDWRDTLADAGELTPQVVTAILDAHGDRGSRAIEAVSEGRVKEYRDFTVVVGHEDEYVVEDGSCTCADSAYNLDREAGERCWHALAVDIARRVGAVDHHDMWYSEVREFI; encoded by the coding sequence GTGCCCGACGAGGACTGGCGCGATACGCTCGCCGACGCGGGGGAACTCACCCCGCAGGTAGTGACCGCCATCCTCGACGCCCACGGCGACCGGGGGTCTCGGGCCATCGAGGCCGTCTCTGAGGGCCGTGTCAAGGAGTACCGTGACTTCACCGTCGTCGTCGGCCACGAGGACGAGTACGTCGTCGAGGACGGCTCCTGTACCTGCGCGGACTCGGCGTACAACCTCGACAGGGAGGCGGGCGAGCGCTGTTGGCACGCCCTCGCGGTCGACATCGCCCGACGCGTCGGTGCCGTCGACCACCACGATATGTGGTACTCCGAGGTCCGGGAGTTCATCTGA
- a CDS encoding mannose-1-phosphate guanylyltransferase encodes MVSGDETTVALVLAGGIGSRLYPASRADRPKQFLPIGGEESLLARTVERADFADEVVVATRPRFADEIGDHAPGADVLVEPDGKDTGPALTYATHRLREAYGDDAVIVALPSDHYVGDDDAFRGTMAAGARVARETDRLVTFGVAPERPETGYGYIEPGTARTAAGDDFHEVGAFHEKPDAETAREYVEAGYRWNSGMFAWTPAAFLDAAAESPLGPLVEALDAGDPAAGFDAVDPVSVDYAVLERADEVAVVDAAFAWDDLGSWDALDRVLEPDGDGNVTAGDHLTIDAADNVVVSDDKHVSLVGVSGLAVVAYDDRVLVVPKGEAQRVRELVSLLSEEGSF; translated from the coding sequence GTGGTGAGCGGCGACGAGACCACCGTCGCACTCGTGCTCGCGGGCGGCATCGGCTCCCGGCTCTACCCGGCCAGCCGCGCCGACCGCCCCAAACAGTTCCTCCCGATCGGTGGCGAGGAGTCCCTGCTCGCCCGGACCGTCGAGCGCGCCGATTTCGCCGACGAGGTCGTCGTCGCCACCCGGCCCCGGTTCGCCGACGAGATCGGCGACCACGCTCCCGGGGCTGACGTGCTGGTCGAGCCGGACGGCAAGGACACCGGGCCGGCGCTGACCTACGCGACCCACCGGCTCCGCGAGGCGTACGGTGACGACGCCGTGATCGTCGCACTCCCCAGCGACCACTACGTCGGCGACGACGACGCGTTCCGCGGGACCATGGCTGCAGGCGCACGGGTGGCCCGCGAGACGGATCGCCTCGTCACCTTCGGGGTCGCGCCGGAACGGCCCGAGACTGGCTACGGCTACATCGAGCCGGGCACCGCGCGGACGGCCGCCGGCGACGACTTCCACGAGGTCGGGGCGTTCCACGAGAAACCCGACGCGGAGACCGCCCGGGAGTACGTCGAGGCGGGCTATCGCTGGAACAGCGGCATGTTCGCGTGGACCCCCGCGGCGTTCCTCGACGCCGCCGCGGAGTCGCCGCTGGGGCCGCTGGTCGAAGCGTTGGACGCGGGCGACCCGGCGGCGGGGTTCGACGCCGTCGACCCGGTGTCGGTGGACTACGCGGTACTCGAACGCGCCGACGAGGTTGCGGTGGTGGACGCCGCGTTCGCGTGGGACGACTTGGGGTCGTGGGACGCCCTCGACCGCGTGCTGGAGCCGGACGGCGACGGCAACGTCACGGCCGGCGACCACCTGACCATTGACGCCGCGGACAACGTCGTAGTGAGCGACGACAAACACGTCTCGCTGGTCGGCGTCTCGGGGCTCGCCGTCGTCGCCTACGACGACCGCGTGTTGGTGGTGCCGAAAGGCGAGGCCCAGCGCGTGCGGGAGTTAGTCTCGCTGCTGTCCGAAGAAGGGTCGTTCTAG
- a CDS encoding Tfx family DNA-binding protein, which produces MNDGDAAGEGSAGGGGGTADTDPESDGTVTADELLARAGFDAANNVLTHRQAEVLALRERGLRQSDIADRLGTSRANVSSVEASARENVRKARETVSFAEALSAPVRVRVAANTDLYDVPEQVYEACDEAGVKVGYAAPELMKIVGDAAGDAVHGREVREELLVGVTSDGQVRVRRTHDD; this is translated from the coding sequence ATGAACGACGGCGACGCGGCGGGCGAGGGGAGCGCTGGGGGCGGTGGGGGCACCGCCGACACGGACCCCGAGTCGGACGGCACCGTCACGGCCGACGAACTGCTCGCACGGGCGGGGTTCGACGCCGCGAACAACGTCCTCACACACCGACAGGCGGAGGTACTCGCGCTCCGGGAGCGCGGGCTCCGCCAGTCCGACATCGCCGACCGACTCGGCACCTCACGCGCCAACGTCTCCAGCGTCGAAGCCAGCGCCCGCGAGAACGTCCGGAAGGCCCGCGAGACGGTCTCGTTCGCGGAGGCGCTCTCCGCACCGGTCCGGGTCCGGGTCGCCGCCAACACGGACCTCTACGACGTGCCCGAGCAGGTGTACGAGGCCTGCGACGAGGCGGGCGTGAAGGTGGGCTACGCCGCCCCGGAGCTGATGAAGATCGTCGGCGACGCCGCCGGCGACGCCGTCCACGGGCGCGAAGTGCGCGAGGAACTCCTGGTCGGCGTCACCAGCGACGGACAGGTGCGGGTGCGCCGCACCCACGACGACTAG
- a CDS encoding minichromosome maintenance protein MCM, with protein MAQTGQQELTERFIQFYRNYYRDEVGRLAQEYPNERRSLYVDYNDLFTFDRDLAEDYLAKPDQMQEYAEEALRLYDLPADVSLGQAHVRLRGLPTEQTVDIRDLRVQDDHIGSLVAVQGIVRKATDVRPKVTEAAFECQRCGTMSYIPQTDGAFQEPHECQGCERQGPFAVNHDQSEFVDSQKLRVQESPEGLRGGETPQSIDVDIEDDITGNVTAGDHVTVTGVLHIEQVTQGQEKTALFDLYMDGVTVEMEDEEFEEMEITDEDIAEIVELSNDPEIYEKMVGSIAPAIYGYDQEKLAMVLQLFSGVTKHLPDGSRIRGDLHLLLIGDPGTGKSQMISYVEQVAPRSVYTSGKGSSAAGLTAAAVRDDFGDGQQWTLEAGALVLADKGIAAVDELDKMDSSDRSAMHEGLEQQKISVSKAGINATLKSRCSLLGAANPKYGRFDQYEPIGEQIDLEPALISRFDLIFTVTDQPDPDHDSRLAEHILQTNYAGELHTQREKVPNSEFTAEEVESVTQEVAPDIDAELLRKYIAYAKRNVYPTMTEEAEAAIQDFYVDLRSKGADEDAPVPVTARKLEALVRLAEASARVRLSDRVEEKDADRVIEVVRDCLENIGVDPETGEFDADVVETGTSKTQRDRIKSVKALISDIEEEYDEGAPVEEVLDRAGEVGMDEDKAEREIESLRKKGELYEPVQGHLRTT; from the coding sequence ATGGCTCAGACGGGGCAACAGGAACTCACCGAGCGGTTCATCCAGTTCTACCGGAACTACTACCGGGACGAGGTGGGGCGCCTCGCCCAGGAGTACCCCAACGAGCGCCGGTCGCTCTACGTCGACTACAACGACCTGTTCACGTTCGACCGCGATCTCGCGGAGGATTACCTCGCGAAGCCCGACCAGATGCAGGAGTACGCCGAGGAGGCGCTGCGGCTCTACGACCTCCCGGCCGACGTGAGTCTCGGGCAGGCCCACGTCCGCCTGCGCGGGCTCCCGACCGAACAGACCGTCGACATCCGCGACCTGCGCGTCCAGGACGACCACATCGGTTCGCTGGTCGCGGTACAGGGGATCGTGCGGAAGGCGACTGACGTGCGGCCCAAAGTGACCGAAGCGGCCTTCGAGTGCCAGCGCTGTGGAACGATGAGCTACATCCCCCAGACCGACGGCGCGTTCCAGGAGCCCCACGAGTGTCAGGGCTGTGAGCGACAGGGCCCATTCGCGGTCAACCACGATCAGTCGGAGTTCGTCGACTCCCAGAAGCTCCGGGTACAAGAGAGCCCCGAGGGGCTTCGTGGCGGTGAGACGCCCCAGAGCATCGACGTGGACATCGAGGACGACATCACCGGAAACGTCACCGCCGGCGACCACGTCACCGTCACGGGCGTCCTCCACATCGAGCAGGTCACGCAGGGCCAGGAGAAGACCGCGCTGTTCGACCTCTACATGGACGGCGTCACCGTCGAGATGGAGGACGAGGAGTTCGAGGAGATGGAGATCACCGACGAGGACATCGCCGAGATCGTCGAACTCTCGAACGACCCCGAGATCTACGAGAAGATGGTCGGCTCCATCGCGCCGGCGATCTACGGCTACGACCAGGAGAAGCTCGCGATGGTGCTCCAGCTGTTCTCCGGCGTCACCAAACACCTCCCGGACGGGTCACGGATCCGTGGCGATCTCCACTTGCTGCTGATCGGGGACCCCGGTACGGGTAAGTCCCAGATGATTTCGTACGTCGAACAGGTCGCGCCGCGATCCGTGTACACCTCAGGGAAGGGTTCGTCCGCGGCCGGTCTGACCGCCGCCGCGGTCCGCGACGACTTCGGCGACGGCCAGCAGTGGACGCTGGAGGCCGGCGCGCTCGTCCTCGCCGACAAGGGCATCGCCGCGGTGGACGAACTCGACAAGATGGACAGTTCGGACCGCTCGGCGATGCACGAGGGGCTCGAACAGCAGAAGATCTCGGTCTCGAAGGCCGGGATCAACGCCACCCTGAAGAGCCGCTGTTCGCTGCTCGGCGCCGCGAACCCGAAGTACGGCCGCTTCGACCAGTACGAGCCCATCGGCGAGCAGATCGACCTCGAACCGGCGCTGATCTCCCGGTTCGACCTGATCTTCACCGTCACCGACCAGCCCGACCCCGACCACGACAGCCGGCTGGCCGAACACATCCTGCAGACGAACTACGCAGGCGAACTCCACACCCAGCGCGAGAAGGTGCCGAACTCGGAGTTCACCGCCGAGGAGGTCGAGAGCGTCACCCAGGAGGTCGCCCCGGACATCGACGCCGAACTCCTGCGGAAGTACATCGCCTACGCCAAGCGCAACGTCTACCCGACGATGACCGAGGAGGCCGAGGCGGCGATTCAGGACTTCTACGTCGACTTGCGGTCGAAGGGCGCCGACGAGGACGCCCCCGTCCCCGTCACCGCCCGGAAGCTGGAGGCGCTCGTGCGGCTGGCGGAGGCCTCCGCGCGGGTGCGGCTCTCGGACCGCGTCGAGGAGAAGGACGCCGATCGGGTCATCGAGGTCGTGCGGGACTGTCTGGAGAACATCGGTGTCGACCCCGAGACCGGGGAGTTCGACGCCGACGTTGTCGAGACGGGGACCAGCAAGACCCAGCGTGACCGGATCAAGAGCGTCAAGGCGCTCATCAGCGACATCGAGGAGGAGTACGACGAAGGGGCACCCGTCGAGGAGGTCCTCGACCGCGCCGGCGAGGTCGGGATGGACGAGGACAAGGCCGAACGCGAGATCGAGAGCCTGCGGAAGAAGGGCGAGCTGTACGAGCCCGTACAGGGCCACCTCCGGACGACCTGA
- a CDS encoding uracil-DNA glycosylase, whose product MPADGGDGDDDAANPDDPEFPDPDSALVLEPNCERCPALVECRNRIAWGNGPSDADVLVVGEAPGAGTPDAESGEPDAGRPSPASDAWRGGNWTGLAYTASHSGRRIRETMAAVGREDAFYTNAVKCFPADLEDPSTNREPTAAERENCRDHLRAEIEHIEPDAVVATGKHATASMLAFEDRSLDGFVDGVLEPIRIDSLDLTLVPVLHPAYRDVWLSRLGYDREAYLDDLRAVLDAAVDG is encoded by the coding sequence ATGCCTGCCGACGGCGGCGATGGCGACGACGACGCCGCGAACCCCGACGACCCCGAGTTCCCGGACCCCGACTCGGCGCTCGTCCTCGAACCGAACTGCGAGCGCTGCCCGGCGCTCGTCGAGTGTCGGAACCGGATCGCGTGGGGGAACGGCCCTTCTGACGCGGACGTGCTCGTCGTCGGCGAGGCACCCGGTGCGGGGACGCCCGACGCGGAGTCGGGTGAACCCGACGCCGGCCGACCGTCGCCGGCGTCCGACGCCTGGCGTGGCGGGAACTGGACCGGCCTCGCCTACACGGCCAGCCACTCCGGCCGCCGCATCCGCGAGACGATGGCCGCCGTGGGCCGCGAAGACGCGTTCTACACGAACGCCGTGAAGTGCTTCCCAGCCGACCTCGAGGACCCCTCGACCAACCGCGAACCGACCGCGGCGGAGCGCGAGAACTGCCGTGACCACCTCCGTGCCGAGATCGAGCACATCGAACCGGACGCCGTCGTCGCTACCGGGAAACACGCCACAGCGTCGATGCTCGCCTTCGAGGACCGGTCGCTCGACGGCTTCGTGGACGGCGTCTTGGAGCCGATCCGGATCGATTCGCTCGACCTGACGCTCGTGCCGGTCCTCCATCCGGCCTACCGGGACGTGTGGCTCTCGCGACTGGGCTACGACCGCGAGGCGTACCTCGACGACCTCCGGGCGGTCCTCGACGCGGCCGTCGACGGCTAG
- a CDS encoding DUF7091 family protein codes for MDERLERFIRTKLRSAGKQFEEAREAYREGRAPAEFDLPSDEHGRAKIVCRRYAERRAARIDGKGRPACFDADHPDCRGCAEDIREGVVETW; via the coding sequence ATGGACGAGCGGCTCGAACGGTTCATCCGGACCAAACTCCGGAGCGCGGGCAAGCAGTTCGAGGAGGCCCGCGAGGCCTACCGCGAGGGGCGGGCGCCAGCGGAGTTCGACCTGCCGAGCGACGAGCACGGCCGGGCGAAGATCGTCTGCCGGCGCTACGCCGAGCGCCGCGCGGCCCGGATCGACGGGAAGGGGCGGCCGGCCTGTTTCGACGCCGACCACCCCGACTGCCGGGGCTGTGCGGAGGACATCCGCGAGGGGGTCGTCGAGACGTGGTGA
- a CDS encoding MATE family efflux transporter, with amino-acid sequence MDWPRVHAVWKRVIALAWPVMAEQTFRTLMRTVDVIVTATFNPASVVAIGLADLYARMPLRIGLGLGGGTIALSSQDSGADADANRDEAITQGILLGALLGVPFMLLGAFLSEPAIRVFGAGQSVENLDRVVDLGSTYLAIIFATAPARHVALIAARALQGTGDTRTPMYVNVVANGMNIVGSVALGFGYAPLGIPRLEIVGVGVATAVANVFTAVMLCLAIATGRSSASFSWPTDFVIARQLVAVSAPKVAEGFASTIAEFPFNAILLGFGQPVNAGFQIGRRMYQQVTGPLSRGYNVAASVVVGQRLGEGDAEGARFGGWAVAGLGLVSVGSIGVGLVFAADAFVSLFTSNPETVDYAVAFAQVYGICGAALVVFSVLSGGLQGASETRIPFVARTSGVFGLQLGLTYLLGVVLGWGPLGAYVSIGATYVWMALVVATGFHVTGWAGRAAEMMEERGSDVTIWG; translated from the coding sequence ATGGACTGGCCCCGCGTCCATGCGGTCTGGAAGCGGGTGATCGCGCTGGCGTGGCCGGTGATGGCCGAGCAGACGTTCCGAACGCTGATGCGGACCGTCGACGTCATCGTCACCGCGACGTTCAACCCCGCGAGCGTCGTCGCCATCGGGCTGGCGGACCTCTACGCCCGGATGCCGCTTCGGATCGGCCTCGGCCTCGGGGGCGGCACAATCGCGCTCTCCTCGCAGGACAGCGGCGCCGACGCCGACGCCAACCGCGACGAGGCGATCACGCAGGGGATCCTGCTCGGTGCGCTGCTGGGCGTGCCGTTCATGCTGCTGGGTGCGTTCCTGAGCGAGCCCGCGATCCGGGTGTTCGGCGCGGGTCAGAGCGTCGAGAACCTCGATCGGGTGGTCGATCTCGGCTCGACGTACCTCGCGATCATCTTCGCCACCGCCCCCGCGCGCCACGTCGCACTCATCGCCGCGCGGGCGCTGCAGGGCACCGGCGACACCCGGACGCCGATGTACGTCAACGTCGTCGCCAACGGCATGAACATCGTCGGGAGCGTCGCGCTCGGCTTCGGCTACGCGCCGCTGGGGATCCCCCGACTGGAGATCGTCGGCGTCGGCGTCGCCACCGCGGTCGCGAACGTGTTCACCGCCGTGATGCTCTGTCTGGCGATCGCCACGGGGCGGTCGAGCGCCTCGTTCTCGTGGCCGACTGACTTCGTGATCGCCCGGCAGTTGGTGGCCGTCAGCGCGCCGAAGGTCGCCGAGGGGTTCGCCTCGACGATCGCGGAGTTCCCGTTCAACGCCATCCTGCTCGGCTTCGGCCAGCCGGTCAACGCCGGCTTCCAGATCGGCCGCCGGATGTACCAGCAGGTGACGGGGCCGCTCTCCCGGGGGTACAACGTCGCCGCGAGCGTCGTCGTCGGCCAGCGGCTGGGGGAGGGTGACGCCGAGGGCGCGCGCTTCGGGGGGTGGGCCGTCGCGGGGCTGGGACTGGTCAGCGTCGGCAGCATCGGCGTCGGCCTCGTGTTCGCCGCCGACGCGTTCGTCTCGCTGTTCACGAGCAACCCCGAGACGGTCGACTACGCCGTCGCGTTCGCACAGGTGTACGGGATCTGCGGGGCGGCGCTGGTGGTGTTCTCCGTGCTCTCGGGCGGGCTACAGGGCGCAAGCGAGACGCGTATCCCGTTCGTCGCGCGGACGAGCGGCGTGTTCGGGCTCCAGTTGGGGCTGACCTACCTGCTCGGCGTGGTCCTCGGCTGGGGGCCGCTGGGAGCCTACGTCAGCATCGGCGCCACCTACGTCTGGATGGCACTCGTGGTGGCGACGGGGTTCCACGTCACGGGCTGGGCCGGCCGTGCGGCGGAGATGATGGAGGAGCGCGGCTCGGACGTGACGATCTGGGGGTGA
- a CDS encoding amphi-Trp domain-containing protein — MPEEQLFKAEEVLPRAEIADALVAAAEQIETGTVELESETASHTVAVPESPRFEVELERLTDSETGEARYELEYEVRWTQ; from the coding sequence ATGCCTGAAGAACAGCTTTTCAAGGCCGAGGAGGTCCTGCCCCGTGCGGAGATCGCCGACGCGCTCGTCGCCGCCGCCGAACAGATCGAGACGGGAACCGTCGAGTTGGAGAGCGAGACGGCGTCACACACGGTCGCCGTCCCGGAGAGCCCGCGCTTCGAGGTCGAACTCGAGCGGCTCACCGACTCCGAGACCGGGGAGGCGCGCTACGAACTCGAGTACGAGGTCCGGTGGACCCAGTGA
- a CDS encoding AAA family ATPase, protein MPVTTVAFVGATGGAGTTRSCLELATVLAAAGDDVAVIDAAYDTQGIARHLSGRLEPDATALTTDAVDEPLAAGLVDYDPDPDRAALDLEDLPESGRVACLPARAPFERLARAKTSEAAQALERRIDEAAGEFDRVLIDTPPLGSNPAVAAVTTAERVAVVTPATERGVDAAQMTRGRLQDVGTSADAVVAVDRAGEVAIPESDADAVILRFDAEAPAALETDAGAEALARVADAVLDRELDLPLAEVGIVETVTSLGDR, encoded by the coding sequence ATGCCAGTCACGACTGTGGCGTTCGTCGGCGCGACCGGCGGCGCGGGGACGACCCGGAGCTGTCTCGAACTCGCTACCGTGCTCGCCGCCGCCGGCGACGACGTGGCCGTCATCGACGCAGCCTACGACACGCAGGGGATCGCCCGCCACCTCTCGGGGCGGCTCGAGCCCGATGCCACCGCGCTCACGACCGACGCCGTCGACGAACCGCTCGCCGCAGGGCTCGTCGACTACGACCCCGATCCCGACCGCGCCGCGCTCGATCTGGAGGACCTTCCCGAATCGGGCCGGGTCGCGTGTCTCCCTGCACGAGCACCGTTCGAGCGCCTCGCCCGCGCGAAGACCTCCGAGGCCGCACAGGCCCTCGAACGCCGGATCGACGAGGCGGCGGGGGAGTTCGACCGCGTACTGATCGATACGCCGCCGCTCGGGTCGAACCCCGCGGTCGCCGCCGTCACGACCGCCGAGCGGGTGGCCGTCGTCACTCCGGCGACGGAGCGCGGCGTCGACGCCGCACAGATGACCCGCGGTCGGCTGCAGGACGTGGGAACGAGCGCTGATGCCGTCGTCGCCGTCGACCGGGCGGGCGAGGTAGCGATCCCCGAAAGCGACGCCGACGCCGTGATCCTGCGGTTCGACGCGGAGGCTCCGGCAGCCCTCGAAACCGACGCGGGGGCCGAGGCGCTCGCGAGGGTCGCCGACGCCGTCCTCGACCGTGAGCTAGACCTGCCGCTCGCCGAGGTCGGGATCGTCGAAACGGTCACCTCGCTCGGCGACCGTTAG
- a CDS encoding HIT family protein: MAEDCVFCGIVTGDIPGRIVKETDHAIAFLDANPLAAGHTLVIPKRHYARLNDVPGDEAAELFGAVHELAATIEDATDADAVSIGINDGEAAGQEVPHTHVHLVPRFEGDGGGPFHAINPQNDQPTDDELDAVADAIRDA; the protein is encoded by the coding sequence ATGGCCGAAGACTGCGTGTTCTGTGGTATCGTGACCGGCGACATCCCCGGTCGGATCGTCAAGGAGACCGACCACGCCATCGCCTTCCTCGACGCCAACCCGCTCGCGGCGGGTCACACCCTCGTGATCCCCAAGCGCCACTACGCCCGACTCAACGACGTACCCGGCGACGAGGCCGCGGAACTGTTCGGCGCGGTCCACGAACTCGCCGCTACGATCGAGGACGCCACCGACGCCGACGCGGTCTCGATCGGCATCAACGACGGCGAGGCCGCCGGACAGGAGGTCCCCCACACGCACGTCCACCTCGTCCCGCGCTTCGAGGGCGACGGCGGCGGCCCGTTCCACGCGATTAACCCCCAAAACGACCAGCCGACCGACGACGAACTCGACGCGGTCGCCGACGCGATCCGCGACGCCTGA
- a CDS encoding transcription initiation factor IIB — protein MSTTRSTGCPECDGRLTADGDETVCSSCGLIVSTDRLDRGPEWRSFDDDDRNPARCGAPLTRSRHDRGLSTEIGRSGRGKSRKWSRLRRQHRRTQIRSKRERNQVYGFTEIRRLMGALSLPDRIRDQSCALFKSAQGEDLLRGRSIEGFASAAVYAACRVAGISRTTAEIVDAAKATADEHQAAYDALNRELGLPVAAADPAEFLARFVSELDLGQAVRRRARDLAEEAVESGHANGRNPGGVAAGALYLAAKQEGTAVTQDEAAAVADVTAVTVRTTYQALRD, from the coding sequence ATGAGCACGACCCGCTCCACGGGCTGCCCCGAGTGTGACGGCCGACTGACCGCCGACGGCGACGAGACCGTCTGTTCGAGCTGCGGGCTGATCGTCTCCACCGACCGACTCGACCGCGGCCCCGAGTGGCGGAGCTTCGACGACGACGACCGCAACCCCGCGCGCTGTGGCGCGCCGTTGACTCGTTCCCGACACGACCGCGGGCTCTCGACGGAGATCGGCCGCAGCGGCCGTGGCAAGAGCCGCAAGTGGTCGCGCCTGCGCCGTCAGCACCGGCGCACCCAGATCCGATCGAAGCGCGAGCGTAACCAAGTGTACGGCTTCACCGAGATCCGCCGGCTGATGGGCGCGCTCTCGCTTCCCGACCGTATCCGCGACCAGTCGTGTGCGCTGTTCAAGTCCGCACAGGGTGAGGACCTGCTGCGCGGCCGCTCGATCGAGGGCTTCGCCAGCGCCGCGGTGTACGCCGCCTGCCGGGTCGCGGGCATCTCGCGCACGACCGCGGAGATCGTCGACGCCGCGAAGGCGACCGCCGACGAGCACCAAGCCGCCTACGACGCGCTGAACCGCGAACTCGGCCTGCCCGTCGCCGCCGCGGACCCGGCGGAGTTCCTCGCACGGTTCGTCAGCGAACTCGACCTCGGGCAGGCGGTCCGCCGGCGCGCCCGCGACCTGGCCGAGGAGGCGGTCGAGTCGGGCCACGCCAACGGACGCAACCCCGGCGGCGTCGCTGCGGGCGCGCTCTATCTGGCGGCCAAACAGGAGGGGACGGCGGTCACACAGGACGAGGCTGCTGCGGTCGCCGACGTGACCGCGGTGACGGTTCGGACGACGTATCAGGCGCTGCGGGACTGA
- a CDS encoding P-loop NTPase gives MIVAVAGGKGGVGKSTVAYNLAAVLDAAVVDGDLSMANLPAGTGPTLHDVLAGRADPREAVRGGPVTLLPCGRSLAGARAADVSALGTALAPVELDHGTVVIDCPAGLRADVGVPLAVADVAVIVTAPEPFALADALRTRGLARELDAPLAGVTLNRVVDDPPIPTVRSALGAPVESVPADPRVGRSVTEEQPVVDAAPDSESAAAFRAVAARVERGEGSRQSRSA, from the coding sequence GTGATCGTCGCCGTCGCCGGGGGGAAAGGCGGCGTCGGGAAGTCGACTGTCGCCTACAACCTCGCGGCCGTACTCGACGCCGCCGTCGTCGACGGCGACCTCTCGATGGCGAACCTCCCGGCCGGGACAGGGCCGACGCTACACGACGTCCTCGCCGGGCGCGCCGACCCCCGCGAGGCCGTCCGCGGCGGGCCGGTCACCCTTCTCCCCTGTGGTCGCTCGCTGGCCGGCGCCCGTGCGGCCGATGTCTCGGCGCTTGGAACGGCGCTCGCGCCGGTCGAACTGGATCACGGAACCGTCGTGATCGACTGCCCGGCGGGACTGCGAGCGGACGTGGGTGTCCCGCTGGCGGTCGCCGACGTCGCCGTGATCGTCACCGCACCGGAGCCGTTCGCACTGGCCGACGCGCTCCGGACTCGGGGGTTGGCCCGGGAACTCGACGCGCCGCTGGCAGGAGTCACACTGAATCGAGTGGTCGACGATCCACCGATCCCGACCGTCAGGTCCGCACTCGGGGCGCCTGTCGAATCGGTACCAGCGGACCCGCGCGTGGGGCGGTCCGTGACCGAGGAGCAACCGGTCGTCGACGCCGCGCCGGACAGCGAGTCGGCGGCGGCGTTCCGAGCGGTGGCGGCTCGGGTCGAACGCGGCGAAGGGAGTCGTCAGTCCCGCAGCGCCTGA
- a CDS encoding TRAM domain-containing protein produces the protein MPDCPLADDCPSFNERIDGMGCQHYGDKGGAEWCNHYDMPINELKEQPVKPGEEVVVEVTDIHESGAGVGRTEDGFIVMVDGLLPECRARVRIDQVMSNHAKAVKVIEKMPLEPEADEDEAADDGDDAADAEAEEDEDDDDGRGRPTRDRERLGSRDNFWGGDGA, from the coding sequence ATGCCGGACTGTCCGCTCGCCGACGACTGCCCCAGTTTCAACGAGCGAATCGATGGGATGGGCTGTCAGCACTACGGCGACAAAGGGGGTGCCGAGTGGTGCAACCATTACGATATGCCCATCAACGAGCTCAAGGAGCAGCCGGTCAAGCCCGGCGAGGAAGTCGTCGTCGAGGTCACGGACATCCACGAGAGCGGTGCCGGCGTGGGCCGCACCGAAGACGGGTTCATCGTCATGGTCGACGGACTCCTGCCCGAGTGTCGGGCCCGGGTCCGCATCGACCAGGTGATGTCGAACCACGCGAAGGCGGTCAAGGTCATCGAGAAGATGCCCCTCGAACCGGAGGCCGACGAAGACGAGGCGGCCGACGACGGTGACGACGCCGCCGACGCCGAGGCGGAGGAAGACGAAGACGACGACGACGGGCGCGGCCGACCCACCCGGGACCGCGAGCGACTCGGCTCCCGAGACAACTTCTGGGGCGGCGACGGCGCCTGA